In Kitasatospora viridis, the DNA window GGATGGAACTGGACCGCCGTGGCGCCGAGCTGCTCCTCCGGGTGCCCATCGAACGCGAGGAGAAGAACAGCGTCGCCATCGCCTCCAACGAGGCGTACCATCACCGCCTTTCGATATGTTCCTCTGGACTCGCGCCGGCGAGTCGCACGCGCGTGTGAGGGGGAGCCGTGCCTGGTGAGAGGCTTGACGCGGAGTGGGTCCGATCTTGGCGGGAGCAGGCCGATGCGGCGCTGACGAAGCTGATGGAGTCGTTCCTCGTGACACACGGCTTTCCGCCCGGTCGCAACGCCGTGCTGCTCGCGACCGACGGCAGCCACCAGGCGACGGGCGCGCTCGTCGACCTGACACCGATTCCCTCCGACCTGACCACGCTTTACTGGGTGATCAGTGAGGCTTCCCTGCCCGATGTCGACAGCGGGTACTTCATCCACGCACCCGCGACGGTGGTGGGTCATTTTCGCGAGTACGGCCCCGTGGTGATCGACAGCGAGTGGATCGCGCTGGTGTTCGCCAGTGATGGCGGGGGCCGCCTGTTCGCGATCGGGGACAGCGGGCAAGTCTGGAAGTCCACTACGGCTTCCTGGGTCGACGGCTTCGACGTCGTTGCGGCCAGCTTGCAGGCGTTCCTCGAACAGCTCGGCCAACGGATCGGGAACCAGCCCTGATTATCGGCCGACCCGCGCACCACACCAGCATGAGGATCGGAACATCATGAGTCGCGAACCGGACCCGGCCGTCCTCTACCCGGATGTGGCCGCCCACGGCAGCCTCGCCGCGGCACTCCAAGCCGAAGCCGCGGCCCAAGGCATGTCCCTTCCCCTGGCCGTCAGCTCGTCCGATCCACTGCGCCATTCCGCGATCACCAGTGTCGTACCGCATCGCCACTCGTCCTACGTCGGGGCGTGGCACCACGAGCGAAGCTGGACCTTCTGGGGCTCGTCCAACAACAGGCTCATGATCTGCGGCAGCACCAAGGACATGCGTGAGCTTCCCCAAGTGGTCCGAGGCTGGGTGGACGGGGCCAGCCTCGACGAGATCGGGAAGACCGCGACCTTCGACCTTCTGACCGGACGTTTCGAGGTGCCCGACAACAACCCCGCCGAGGTCATCGCCTCGGAGTGGCAGTGGCTGCTGAAGGACGCTGGTCGCGCCGACTGGCCGCAGTACCAGGCGCTCATCGAGTCCGCCCACGCCGAACCGAAGCTCCGCAGGCTCTACCCCTACACCAGCCACTGGGCTCTGGGGTTCGCCGAGAAGCCCGACGGTCCCTACTCCGCCCCGTCCTTCGTCTCGATCGGCTCACCCCGGGGAACCGGCGACTACACCATCAGAGAGTGGTGGAACGGCCCCGCCCTCCATCACGTCGCCACAGCCGCCGAAGCGATCGCCATCGCCGTTGACCGGATCCCTGCCGACCTGCTCCAGACGTTCTGATCACCCTGCGAGCTCGATTTTCGGTTGATCGTCACGCGCACCGCCGGGGTACCCGGGACCGTTGCCCACCCGAGTTCCCGGCAGAACCGGGGACTCGCGCGCCCGGCCCACAGACCGTCAGACCCGGCACCAGCTACAGCCGGGTGGACCAGATCGGGCACTCGGCCTGGTGCGTGGTGAGCATGACGACCGTGCCGCCGTCCGTCAGCTTCCGGGTGAGTACGGTCTCGCAGCAGCGGGGCGTGTGCGAGCGGTGGGGCTCGAAGTCGGTCGGGTCGTCCCAGCGGGCGTCGTCGTCCTGGGAGGCCGCCGGTTCCCGGTACGGAGTCCAGGTGTCCGCCCAGCGGGGCGTGTCCGTGAACGGTGCGGCCGACGAGCGGTCGGGCCGTCGGGACGGGCCGCCTCGGCGGGGCACCTGTTCGAGGGGGACCCCGAGGGCGCGGGCTCGTGCGTGCAGGCGGCGGCGGTTGCGGCGTTCGGACATGTGCACACCCTGCCTGGCCCAACCCCGTCTGCGCCAGTCGCGGTCCCCGCTGC includes these proteins:
- a CDS encoding SMI1/KNR4 family protein, which produces MPGERLDAEWVRSWREQADAALTKLMESFLVTHGFPPGRNAVLLATDGSHQATGALVDLTPIPSDLTTLYWVISEASLPDVDSGYFIHAPATVVGHFREYGPVVIDSEWIALVFASDGGGRLFAIGDSGQVWKSTTASWVDGFDVVAASLQAFLEQLGQRIGNQP
- a CDS encoding DUF6193 family natural product biosynthesis protein, with protein sequence MSREPDPAVLYPDVAAHGSLAAALQAEAAAQGMSLPLAVSSSDPLRHSAITSVVPHRHSSYVGAWHHERSWTFWGSSNNRLMICGSTKDMRELPQVVRGWVDGASLDEIGKTATFDLLTGRFEVPDNNPAEVIASEWQWLLKDAGRADWPQYQALIESAHAEPKLRRLYPYTSHWALGFAEKPDGPYSAPSFVSIGSPRGTGDYTIREWWNGPALHHVATAAEAIAIAVDRIPADLLQTF